The following nucleotide sequence is from Salvia splendens isolate huo1 chromosome 2, SspV2, whole genome shotgun sequence.
TGTGAGGAAGAATCCGGCAGCATCCCCAAAGGTGAAAATGCAGCCCCGGGGCCCTGAGCTGCAAATGCATCAGGATTTGGAGGACTGGGGCTGGAGGGAATTAAGGGAACTGAGGAGTCACTTGGAGCAAGCTCTGGGCCACCCGGTGAAGGGAAAACTGGATAAATATCTGGTGATAACGCAGGCGGAGATGTTGGAGAAATGGGGTCAGGCAGCAATGCAGGTGCAGCAGAAATGGTGGAGGCAGGCACATTCTTACATGAGACAAGTGTACATGAAAATGCCATAAAGGTAGTGATTAAACTAACAAGAATTTGAGTTGTGTAGTAAGAAGCAGCCATTAATGATAGAAAAGATAAGCAGATCTATCTATGTGCAAGGAAGTGGCAGTGAAATAAATGCAGAACAAGGGTTGGATGAATGAATGGGTGAATGATTGTTGGAGTCTTGAATCATATCATGATGATGAGGGGTGGGTGGGAGTGGGGGGGTGTGAATGACAGGTGGCAGGAGGTGATTGGGTGGTCCATCTGAGGAAACAGCTACACACATGATAAGGAAATGgacaagatttgataaatgaaaacACATGGTAGAGTGAATTGGCCAATGTTGTCCTGTTCCTAAATGGCTGTTTTCTGCTGCTAACAATCTTGTGTATGTTGAAAGCATATTAGTGTGAAAGGATAATTGAGCTCTTTCAATTTTTGGAATCATGTGATCCACTTTTTGGAGGTGGGTTTTGCATGGAGGGAAAAGGAAGTTGGGGTTCAAAATATATGGTTTTTTTGAAAGGGATAAAAGATGACACTTTTTTCAATAAGATTGCAGTTTTTAAAGGGTATGGAAAGgacaaaaaatagtaaaattaagtATCGTGGTCTGTTTTGTTCACTGGTGATTAAaatgttgtgttttgtttttagtaagGAGATAAAAAAACAATGAAATTGTTGAGTGTATCTGGGTTCCTccttttattatcatttttgtcaATACTTAATTGCCATTTATTGGTAAATGAGAGTTTAAATATAATACGAAAAAGGAAAATTCAACCCAAAAAGGGG
It contains:
- the LOC121758956 gene encoding classical arabinogalactan protein 26-like: MAASYYTTQILVSLITTFMAFSCTLVSCKNVPASTISAAPALLPDPISPTSPPALSPDIYPVFPSPGGPELAPSDSSVPLIPSSPSPPNPDAFAAQGPGAAFSPLGMLPDSSSHRPHVEVVLCLVVVLFASFWVNPALVYVL